A single genomic interval of Deltaproteobacteria bacterium harbors:
- a CDS encoding tyrosine-type recombinase/integrase: MPLISLYTGARGNELCQLKLCDIKEEQDIHYFHFNAAQLNPNGDKVGKTKAAKRRTTVHSMLIKLGFLNYVTQQKSAGETMLFSGLKWDKKNGYWAQGSKWFDKYLIGCGVKDRTKDKNKLCHHSFRHTLKHHLKEKNVRIDWANHVVGHTNGSDYDDHEINIKLLSEEVIEKIDFGLDFSHLMNSRKNPYFSAGNDVTAAFP, encoded by the coding sequence ATACCACTGATTTCTCTTTATACAGGAGCAAGAGGAAATGAACTCTGTCAGTTAAAACTATGCGATATCAAAGAAGAACAGGACATTCATTATTTTCATTTTAATGCTGCTCAACTGAACCCTAATGGCGACAAAGTTGGCAAAACAAAAGCTGCAAAAAGAAGAACAACAGTGCACTCGATGCTGATCAAACTTGGATTTTTGAATTACGTTACTCAGCAGAAGTCTGCTGGTGAGACGATGCTATTTTCTGGGCTTAAGTGGGACAAGAAGAACGGCTACTGGGCACAAGGCTCTAAGTGGTTTGATAAGTATCTTATTGGCTGTGGGGTCAAAGATCGCACTAAAGATAAAAACAAATTATGTCATCACTCGTTCAGGCATACTCTTAAGCATCATCTGAAGGAGAAGAACGTACGTATTGACTGGGCTAATCACGTTGTTGGACATACGAATGGCAGCGATTACGATGATCATGAGATCAATATAAAGCTGCTTTCAGAGGAAGTCATAGAGAAGATCGATTTCGGGCTGGATTTCTCGCATTTGATGAACTCAAGAAAAAATCCTTACTTCAGCGCTGGGAATGATGTAACTGCTGCGTTTCCGTGA
- a CDS encoding retropepsin-like domain-containing protein, translating to MQLISFDRNQDIPIVDALVVGPRSHERVKLVFDSGCGTTQIHTGVMESIGYSARLATRTMVVKGPVGEEVEGYIVNVEKFNLFGRSITGMEVGVYDFDNFSHFGIDGLLGFDLIKQMHFELNGPQGLLKIFDISVQ from the coding sequence ATGCAGCTCATTAGTTTTGATCGCAATCAGGACATACCAATTGTTGATGCATTAGTAGTTGGTCCAAGAAGTCATGAAAGAGTAAAATTAGTTTTTGATTCAGGGTGCGGAACAACTCAGATTCATACAGGCGTGATGGAAAGTATCGGGTATTCTGCACGTCTGGCAACTCGAACAATGGTAGTAAAAGGACCAGTTGGCGAGGAAGTTGAAGGATATATCGTCAATGTAGAAAAATTCAATTTGTTTGGACGTTCGATTACAGGCATGGAGGTTGGTGTCTACGATTTCGATAATTTCTCGCATTTCGGTATTGATGGTCTGCTAGGCTTTGATCTGATCAAACAGATGCATTTTGAACTAAATGGTCCTCAAGGTTTGCTGAAGATTTTTGATATTAGTGTGCAGTAA
- a CDS encoding metal-dependent transcriptional regulator, with product MMELWKEFSENIVTHSAAHHLLAIFELTASRGYARVSDVARYLDITTGSASTNLKNLKAKGLVTEDDNRFLALSKEGTKIAQAILARRKILQDFFVNILGVDPTQAEIDACKTEHLLSKETTDKMASFIKNSTK from the coding sequence GTGATGGAGCTTTGGAAGGAGTTTAGCGAGAATATCGTTACTCATAGTGCGGCGCATCACTTGTTGGCAATTTTTGAGCTAACTGCTTCTAGGGGTTATGCCAGAGTTAGCGATGTGGCTCGCTATTTGGATATTACAACTGGCAGTGCGTCTACTAATCTGAAGAATCTAAAAGCCAAAGGTTTAGTAACTGAGGACGACAACAGATTTTTGGCTTTATCCAAAGAAGGAACCAAAATAGCCCAAGCGATACTTGCAAGGCGAAAAATTTTGCAGGACTTTTTTGTGAATATTCTAGGTGTCGATCCTACCCAGGCTGAAATAGATGCTTGCAAGACAGAGCACTTGTTGAGCAAAGAGACGACAGACAAGATGGCAAGTTTTATTAAAAACTCTACTAAATAA